The following coding sequences are from one Virgibacillus necropolis window:
- a CDS encoding YggS family pyridoxal phosphate-dependent enzyme — MLVAENLTKIQSTIQTACDKSKRDQNEVTIIGVTKYVTIERTEEAIQATIENLGENRLEGFQEKYNHFKDRVKWHFIGTLQSRKVKDVIDKVDFIHSLDRKSLAKEIDKRSARPIDCFIQVNVSGEQSKHGIALDDVESFTSSLRSYSNIRVVGLMTMAPHTDDDEVIRQTFQSLREKRDQIRNKNEPHAPCSFLSMGMSNDYGIAIEEGATHIRIGSKLVGSKTSEV, encoded by the coding sequence GTGCTAGTAGCAGAAAACTTAACTAAAATACAATCAACCATACAAACAGCATGTGATAAGAGTAAACGGGACCAGAATGAAGTAACCATTATCGGAGTGACGAAATATGTTACAATAGAACGAACAGAGGAAGCGATTCAGGCCACAATTGAAAATCTTGGGGAAAATCGGTTAGAAGGTTTTCAAGAAAAGTATAATCATTTTAAAGATAGGGTCAAATGGCATTTCATTGGAACGTTACAGTCTAGAAAAGTGAAAGACGTAATTGATAAGGTTGATTTCATACATTCATTAGATCGTAAGTCGTTAGCAAAAGAAATAGACAAGCGTTCCGCGCGTCCCATCGACTGTTTTATTCAGGTGAATGTAAGTGGTGAGCAGTCAAAGCATGGGATTGCACTTGATGATGTAGAGTCTTTTACTTCTTCGCTTCGGAGTTATTCAAACATTCGAGTTGTTGGTCTGATGACAATGGCTCCACATACGGATGATGATGAGGTAATACGGCAAACGTTTCAATCACTTCGAGAAAAAAGGGATCAGATTAGGAACAAAAATGAACCCCATGCTCCATGTTCCTTTCTATCGATGGGAATGAGTAATGACTATGGAATTGCTATTGAGGAAGGTGCTACTCATATACGCATTGGTTCAAAATTAGTTGGATCAAAAACTAGTGAGGTGTAA
- the pgeF gene encoding peptidoglycan editing factor PgeF → MNLLEPFYQENESLLTLKSWKKLDPSLQVGFTTRQGGISKSSFESFNMGLHVPDSKQDVIYNRKLLAEKIGMSMETWVGGEQIHGTNVEIITHKVKGRGAFSHENSLSGIDGLITNQKGILCTAFFADCVPLFFFDRETGYVGIAHAGWKGTVNGIGKEMINKFIQLGASVETIKVAVGPCISQDAYEVDGHVIKNLTSKQINNTTRKQENNHYLLDLKKLNEEILLQSGALRHNIDVTNYCTYRAEELFFSHRRDHGKTGRMLGFIGFGS, encoded by the coding sequence GTGAATTTGTTGGAACCCTTTTATCAGGAAAATGAATCATTACTAACGCTAAAAAGTTGGAAAAAATTAGACCCTTCTCTACAAGTTGGTTTTACAACGCGTCAGGGAGGAATTAGTAAATCCTCATTTGAATCATTTAATATGGGATTGCATGTGCCTGATAGTAAACAAGACGTCATTTACAATCGAAAACTTCTTGCCGAGAAAATCGGTATGTCGATGGAAACATGGGTTGGTGGCGAACAAATTCATGGTACAAATGTGGAAATAATTACGCATAAGGTTAAGGGAAGGGGAGCTTTTTCCCATGAAAATTCCTTATCTGGTATTGACGGTCTAATTACCAATCAGAAAGGTATTCTTTGTACAGCTTTTTTTGCTGACTGTGTGCCTTTGTTCTTTTTTGACCGGGAAACAGGCTATGTCGGAATTGCACATGCAGGATGGAAAGGCACTGTAAATGGTATTGGTAAAGAAATGATTAATAAATTTATTCAACTAGGTGCTAGTGTCGAGACAATAAAAGTTGCTGTTGGGCCTTGTATATCGCAAGACGCGTATGAGGTGGATGGGCATGTTATTAAAAACCTTACTAGTAAACAAATAAATAACACAACAAGAAAACAAGAAAATAACCATTATTTATTGGACTTAAAAAAATTAAATGAGGAAATCCTTTTACAAAGTGGTGCTTTACGTCATAATATAGATGTAACAAATTATTGCACGTATCGCGCGGAAGAACTATTTTTTTCGCATCGACGAGATCATGGGAAAACCGGAAGAATGCTTGGATTTATTGGTTTCGGGTCATGA
- a CDS encoding YlmC/YmxH family sporulation protein, which produces MIKLSELQMKEIIVIENGTRLGHISDLEIDEVNGRILALIIQIKEGKNGMFAKSGEMIIGWHQIATIGEDVILVQLKENPLLLSGNTNLN; this is translated from the coding sequence ATGATAAAACTTTCGGAGCTACAAATGAAAGAAATTATTGTCATTGAAAATGGTACACGGTTAGGGCATATTTCTGATTTAGAAATTGACGAGGTAAATGGACGAATACTTGCATTAATCATTCAAATAAAAGAAGGAAAGAATGGGATGTTTGCAAAATCTGGAGAAATGATTATTGGTTGGCATCAGATTGCAACGATAGGAGAAGATGTGATTTTAGTGCAATTGAAAGAAAACCCACTTTTATTAAGTGGTAATACAAATTTAAATTAA
- the sigG gene encoding RNA polymerase sporulation sigma factor SigG, translating to MIRHKVEICGVDTSKLPVLKNEEMRKLFVKMQDGNLSAREELVNGNLRLVLSVIQRFNNRGEYVDDLFQVGCIGLMKSIDNFDLGHNVKFSTYAVPMIIGEIRRYLRDNNPIRVSRSLRDIAYKALQVRESLVNKTSKEPTSMEIANELGIPQSDIVFALDAIQDPVSLFEPIYNDGGDPIFVLDQLSDDTDKDSTWVDKLSLKEGMHRLNEREKMIVNKRFFQGKTQMEVADEIGISQAQVSRLEKAAIHQMNKQMFE from the coding sequence ATGATTAGACATAAGGTTGAGATATGTGGTGTTGATACATCGAAATTACCCGTATTAAAAAATGAGGAAATGCGTAAATTGTTCGTGAAAATGCAAGATGGCAATCTATCTGCTAGAGAAGAATTAGTAAATGGGAATTTACGTTTAGTATTAAGTGTTATTCAACGCTTTAATAATCGTGGTGAGTATGTAGACGACCTTTTTCAAGTAGGTTGCATTGGATTAATGAAATCAATAGACAATTTTGATTTAGGCCATAATGTTAAATTTTCTACTTATGCAGTCCCAATGATCATAGGAGAAATTAGAAGGTATTTGCGAGATAACAATCCGATACGTGTTTCACGATCATTACGTGATATTGCATATAAAGCATTGCAAGTAAGAGAAAGTTTAGTTAACAAAACTTCCAAAGAGCCAACATCTATGGAGATAGCAAATGAATTAGGAATACCGCAGTCAGACATAGTATTTGCATTAGATGCTATTCAAGACCCTGTGTCATTGTTTGAACCAATATACAATGATGGGGGCGACCCGATTTTTGTGTTGGATCAATTGAGTGATGATACGGACAAAGATTCAACTTGGGTAGACAAGCTTTCTTTAAAAGAAGGTATGCATCGGTTAAATGAACGAGAAAAAATGATTGTTAACAAACGATTTTTCCAAGGAAAAACACAAATGGAGGTTGCCGACGAAATAGGCATCTCACAAGCACAAGTATCACGCCTAGAAAAAGCAGCCATCCACCAAATGAACAAACAAATGTTTGAGTAA
- the sigE gene encoding RNA polymerase sporulation sigma factor SigE, whose product MKMWKLRIQLWWYKLLIKLGFKADEIYYIGGSEALPPPLSKPEEQSLLKRLPTGDKAARAMLIERNLRLVVYIARKFENTGINIEDLISIGTIGLIKAVNTFKPEKQIKLATYASRCIENEILMYLRRSNKLKSEISFDEPLNIDWDGNELLLSDVLGTDDDVITKNLEKTVDKDLLKNALSHLNNREKQIMELRFGLIGQEEKTQKDVADMLGISQSYISRLEKKIIRRLKKEFNKMV is encoded by the coding sequence TTGAAAATGTGGAAACTTAGAATACAGTTATGGTGGTATAAATTATTAATTAAACTAGGCTTTAAAGCTGATGAAATATACTATATAGGCGGTAGTGAAGCGTTACCTCCTCCGCTATCTAAACCTGAAGAGCAGTCGTTATTAAAGCGGTTACCAACAGGTGATAAAGCAGCTCGAGCAATGTTAATTGAGCGAAACTTGCGTTTAGTTGTATACATCGCTCGTAAGTTCGAAAATACAGGTATAAACATAGAGGATTTAATTAGTATTGGAACAATCGGCTTAATAAAAGCTGTAAATACGTTTAAGCCAGAAAAACAGATCAAATTAGCCACGTATGCTTCAAGGTGTATTGAAAATGAAATATTAATGTACCTACGAAGAAGTAATAAATTAAAATCTGAAATATCGTTTGATGAACCACTAAACATAGATTGGGACGGCAACGAATTATTACTATCAGATGTCTTAGGGACAGATGATGATGTCATTACAAAGAATTTAGAAAAAACGGTAGACAAAGACTTATTGAAAAATGCTTTGTCCCACCTAAACAATAGAGAAAAACAAATCATGGAATTACGCTTTGGATTAATCGGTCAGGAAGAAAAAACACAAAAGGATGTTGCGGATATGTTGGGAATTTCACAATCCTATATTTCCAGATTAGAAAAGAAGATTATCCGCCGTTTAAAAAAAGAATTTAATAAAATGGTGTAG
- the spoIIGA gene encoding sigma-E processing peptidase SpoIIGA has protein sequence MTIYVDVIWMLNFLFDMMLIMLTLILAKESTSKKRIILGSFVASIIVPISIYFPDSFITSIVGKFMYSLLIILCVCHYRSMYQLFRLLFLFYFVTFTIGGGLIALHFMLDSPFGVSANGILTFNKGYGDPISWIFVVVGFPIIWHFTKRSMDKHAIEKIRYDQLCPITLQINDKSLSTTGYIDSGNQLVDPLTKSPVVICDEPFLKQYFSDEEWGAIKKACELLDFDAIPKKWESRIHIVPFHGVDGKSSYMMAIKPDKIKIQYDQNEIITNKLLIGIQFSDLTKDQRYHCLLHPQIIKLATVHSA, from the coding sequence GTGACAATTTATGTTGATGTAATATGGATGCTCAATTTTCTATTTGACATGATGCTCATTATGTTAACACTGATTTTGGCAAAGGAAAGTACTAGTAAAAAAAGAATAATTCTAGGTTCATTTGTCGCTTCAATTATTGTTCCTATTTCTATTTATTTCCCAGATTCATTTATTACTAGTATAGTTGGGAAATTTATGTATTCGCTCCTAATTATCTTATGTGTTTGTCATTACCGGTCAATGTATCAATTATTTCGACTACTATTTTTATTCTATTTTGTAACTTTCACTATAGGAGGTGGTTTAATAGCCTTACACTTTATGTTAGATAGTCCATTTGGAGTTTCAGCAAATGGAATTCTTACGTTTAATAAGGGATATGGTGATCCGATTAGCTGGATATTTGTAGTTGTAGGTTTCCCTATCATTTGGCATTTTACGAAAAGAAGTATGGACAAGCACGCTATAGAAAAGATTCGTTACGATCAATTGTGTCCTATAACACTACAAATTAATGACAAATCACTATCAACAACAGGCTATATTGATAGTGGGAATCAATTAGTTGACCCATTAACAAAAAGTCCTGTAGTTATTTGCGATGAACCTTTTTTAAAGCAATACTTTTCTGATGAAGAATGGGGAGCAATTAAAAAAGCATGTGAACTGCTGGATTTTGATGCCATTCCTAAAAAATGGGAAAGTCGTATACATATTGTTCCATTTCACGGTGTAGATGGAAAATCTTCTTATATGATGGCTATCAAACCAGATAAAATAAAAATACAATATGATCAAAATGAAATCATAACCAATAAATTATTAATTGGAATTCAGTTTTCTGATTTAACAAAGGATCAGCGTTATCATTGTTTACTGCATCCCCAAATAATAAAATTAGCAACGGTTCATTCAGCCTGA
- the ftsZ gene encoding cell division protein FtsZ, with translation MLEFDTNMDQLASIKVIGVGGGGSNAVNRMIEHGVQGVEFIAVNTDAQALNLSKAEVKLQIGGKLTRGLGAGANPEVGKKAAEENKEQIEEVLQGADMIFVTAGMGGGTGTGAAPVIASIAKELGALTVGVVTRPFTFEGRRRSVQAVSGIDALKGSVDTLIVIPNDRLLEIVDKNTPMLEAFREADNVLRQGVQGISDLIAKPGLINVDFADVKTIMVDKGSALMGIGVATGESRATEAAKKAISSPLLETSIDGAHGILMNITGGDNLSLYEVQEAADLVTSAADNEVNVIFGSVINENLKDEIIVTVIATGFDENQKVDNTPKQRPIINHKQQAASRQYDEVPRETRQQQQQPQQQPQSNRVKQEDDTLDIPTFLRNRNRNR, from the coding sequence ATGTTAGAGTTTGACACAAATATGGATCAATTAGCATCAATAAAAGTAATCGGTGTTGGTGGAGGCGGTAGTAACGCTGTAAATCGTATGATAGAGCACGGGGTACAAGGCGTAGAATTTATTGCTGTAAACACAGATGCACAAGCACTGAATCTATCAAAAGCGGAAGTTAAACTTCAAATTGGTGGAAAGCTAACACGTGGTTTAGGTGCAGGGGCAAATCCAGAGGTCGGTAAAAAAGCGGCAGAAGAAAATAAAGAACAAATTGAAGAAGTTTTACAAGGTGCTGACATGATATTTGTAACTGCAGGTATGGGTGGTGGTACCGGGACAGGTGCTGCACCCGTAATTGCATCTATCGCAAAAGAGTTAGGTGCATTAACAGTGGGTGTAGTGACTCGCCCATTCACTTTTGAAGGTCGCAGGCGATCTGTACAAGCAGTTTCAGGTATTGATGCATTAAAAGGTAGTGTAGATACACTAATTGTCATTCCGAACGATCGCTTGTTAGAGATAGTTGATAAGAATACCCCGATGTTAGAAGCTTTCCGTGAAGCGGATAACGTACTTCGACAGGGTGTACAAGGTATATCTGATTTAATCGCAAAACCTGGATTAATTAACGTTGACTTTGCCGATGTTAAAACAATTATGGTTGATAAAGGTTCTGCACTAATGGGAATTGGTGTTGCGACTGGGGAAAGTCGTGCGACAGAAGCTGCGAAAAAAGCGATATCCTCTCCATTATTGGAAACTTCAATTGATGGGGCTCACGGGATATTGATGAATATTACCGGTGGAGATAATCTAAGCCTATATGAGGTACAAGAAGCTGCCGATTTAGTTACTTCTGCCGCAGATAACGAGGTAAATGTTATCTTTGGTTCTGTTATCAATGAAAATTTAAAAGATGAAATTATTGTTACAGTTATAGCAACTGGATTCGATGAAAATCAAAAAGTTGATAATACACCGAAACAACGACCGATTATTAATCACAAGCAACAAGCTGCATCTAGACAGTATGACGAGGTTCCTAGAGAAACAAGACAGCAGCAACAACAGCCACAACAACAACCTCAATCTAATCGTGTAAAACAAGAGGATGATACGTTAGATATACCGACTTTCTTGCGTAATCGAAATAGAAACAGATAA
- the ftsA gene encoding cell division protein FtsA, translating to MNQSEILVSLDIGTSKIKVIIGEVVNDSLNIIGVGSAKSNGMKKGAIVDIDQTVNSIRNAVEQAERMVGMEIDRVIVGINGNHVQLQSCHGVVAVQSENREIDNEDITRVIDAAQVLSIPPEREIIDVIPKQFIVDGLDEITDPRGMIGVRLEMEGTIITCSKTVLHNILKCVERANLQVSDICLQPLASGSIALSVDEKNLGVALIDVGGGCSTVSIFENDRLLSTSVVPLGGDNITKDLSIGLRTSTEEAEDIKLKYGHAFFDEAQESETFEVSTIGSNTKQTYNQLQIADMIEARLEEIYAFAEREIRKAGFQGLPGGYVLTGGTMKMTGVLELAQDLFQSNIRMAIPDYIGVREPQFTAGVGILQFAYRNAKIQGKDLYPAVIEHTDEPKPKRTKKQASTKDSSEKPKKESGIANIFKYFFD from the coding sequence TTGAATCAAAGTGAGATCTTAGTAAGCTTAGACATAGGAACATCAAAAATAAAAGTTATTATTGGTGAAGTTGTAAATGATTCATTAAATATTATTGGGGTGGGTTCTGCTAAATCAAACGGCATGAAAAAAGGTGCTATAGTTGATATAGATCAAACTGTAAACTCTATTAGAAATGCTGTAGAACAAGCAGAACGAATGGTAGGTATGGAAATTGATCGAGTAATTGTTGGAATAAATGGTAATCATGTTCAATTGCAGTCATGCCATGGTGTGGTAGCAGTTCAAAGTGAAAATCGTGAAATAGACAACGAAGACATTACACGTGTCATTGATGCAGCGCAAGTACTTTCAATCCCCCCTGAACGAGAAATCATTGATGTCATTCCAAAACAATTTATTGTGGATGGGTTGGACGAAATAACCGATCCAAGAGGTATGATTGGCGTTCGACTGGAAATGGAAGGTACAATTATTACGTGTTCCAAAACGGTCTTACATAATATTTTAAAATGTGTGGAGCGTGCGAATTTACAAGTATCTGATATTTGCCTGCAACCACTTGCATCAGGATCAATTGCATTGTCAGTGGACGAAAAGAATCTTGGTGTAGCTTTAATTGATGTTGGAGGTGGATGTTCCACTGTATCAATCTTTGAAAATGATCGTCTACTGTCTACTAGTGTTGTTCCTTTAGGTGGAGATAATATTACAAAAGACTTATCTATTGGACTACGAACTTCTACAGAAGAAGCAGAAGACATTAAGCTGAAATATGGTCACGCTTTTTTTGACGAAGCACAAGAAAGTGAAACATTTGAGGTTTCTACTATTGGAAGTAATACGAAGCAAACCTATAACCAATTACAGATAGCTGATATGATTGAGGCAAGACTAGAGGAAATTTATGCATTTGCAGAACGGGAAATCCGCAAAGCAGGGTTTCAAGGATTACCTGGTGGTTATGTATTAACAGGTGGTACAATGAAAATGACAGGTGTACTAGAACTTGCCCAAGATTTATTTCAATCGAATATTAGAATGGCTATTCCAGATTATATTGGGGTTAGAGAACCGCAATTTACTGCAGGTGTGGGTATCTTGCAATTTGCTTACCGTAATGCGAAAATACAAGGAAAAGACCTATACCCAGCTGTAATTGAACATACAGATGAACCAAAACCGAAACGTACGAAAAAGCAAGCAAGTACAAAGGATTCATCAGAAAAACCAAAAAAAGAATCAGGAATTGCTAATATTTTCAAATATTTCTTTGATTGA
- a CDS encoding cell division protein FtsQ/DivIB: MSKKKVVSIEDRIPKLKQARKKKANRRLIFYLSIFFLLISIIVYLQSPLSHVHTIEVTGNKALSDKEVVEKSNLTTDTNIWMINQSEIQNAFDGNPIIDSVEVNRKLPWTVEIAIQEFKRVGYIKKESFFYPILGNGKVLSKLKRETISGDAPLLINFDDESTLNQMTTELMKLPQNIRSMISEIHWKPQDDNKNKIVLYMSDGYMVDGTIRNFAEKMKVYPSIVAQLNPKSKGIIHIGVGVYFESFEDKTKDKKIEETTAE; encoded by the coding sequence ATGAGTAAAAAGAAAGTTGTTTCGATTGAGGATCGTATTCCAAAACTGAAACAAGCTCGTAAAAAGAAAGCGAATAGACGTTTAATATTTTATCTTTCTATTTTTTTCTTATTAATATCGATTATTGTGTATTTGCAGTCTCCACTGAGTCATGTACATACAATTGAGGTTACCGGTAATAAAGCATTATCGGATAAGGAAGTTGTTGAAAAAAGTAATTTAACCACCGACACAAATATTTGGATGATCAATCAATCCGAGATTCAAAACGCATTTGATGGAAACCCAATCATTGATTCCGTTGAAGTAAACAGAAAGTTGCCTTGGACAGTTGAAATAGCTATTCAAGAATTTAAACGGGTTGGTTACATAAAAAAAGAGAGCTTTTTTTACCCTATTTTGGGAAATGGCAAGGTGTTGTCTAAACTGAAAAGAGAAACTATTAGTGGTGATGCGCCATTATTGATAAATTTCGATGACGAATCTACCTTAAATCAAATGACAACTGAGTTAATGAAACTTCCACAAAACATTCGAAGCATGATTTCTGAAATTCACTGGAAACCACAAGATGATAATAAGAATAAGATAGTACTTTATATGAGTGATGGTTATATGGTAGACGGGACAATAAGAAACTTTGCTGAAAAAATGAAGGTATACCCATCAATCGTTGCTCAGCTCAATCCAAAAAGTAAAGGAATTATTCATATTGGAGTAGGTGTCTATTTTGAATCCTTTGAAGATAAAACAAAGGACAAAAAAATTGAAGAAACAACTGCGGAGTAA
- the spoVE gene encoding stage V sporulation protein E, which produces MFKNQSKPDYLLLGLVITLLIIGVIMVFSSSYVMADYNFGDKFFYLKRQLLFVVVGIAAMVFFMMTPYGFWKKYSKLILLGCFVLLGLVLIPGVGLVRNGAQSWIGVGAFSIQPSEFTKLGLIMFLSTYLTYNQKYITSFKKGFFPSIILVFTAFGLIMLQPDLGTGVVLVLTCMVLIFIAGAKLTHFFGLASLGVVAFLLLIISAPYRIKRITAFINPWEDPLGDGFQIIQSLYAVGPGGLMGIGLGNSIQKYFYLPEPQTDFIFAILAEELGFMGGTVVLILFLLLFWRGIKIALTTQDEFGRYLALGITTMLAIQVMINISVVIGLIPVTGITLPFLSYGGSSLTLTLCAVGILLNISRSSTI; this is translated from the coding sequence GTGTTTAAAAACCAAAGTAAACCAGATTATCTATTGCTAGGTTTGGTAATAACGTTACTAATAATAGGCGTTATCATGGTATTTAGTTCCTCCTATGTAATGGCAGATTATAACTTTGGGGACAAGTTTTTTTACCTTAAACGTCAATTGTTATTTGTTGTAGTAGGAATTGCAGCAATGGTATTTTTTATGATGACACCATATGGGTTTTGGAAAAAGTACTCAAAATTAATTTTGCTTGGTTGTTTTGTCTTACTAGGACTCGTGTTAATTCCTGGTGTTGGACTAGTTCGTAATGGTGCACAAAGTTGGATTGGAGTGGGGGCATTTAGTATCCAGCCTTCTGAATTTACGAAACTGGGGTTGATTATGTTTCTTTCCACATATTTAACGTATAACCAAAAGTATATCACGTCGTTTAAAAAAGGTTTCTTTCCCTCTATCATTCTTGTATTTACTGCGTTTGGTTTAATTATGCTGCAACCTGACTTAGGTACAGGTGTCGTTTTAGTTCTAACATGTATGGTATTAATCTTTATTGCAGGTGCTAAACTGACTCATTTTTTTGGACTAGCAAGTCTTGGCGTAGTTGCTTTTTTATTACTTATTATTTCTGCACCATACCGAATAAAACGGATAACTGCGTTTATAAATCCTTGGGAGGACCCACTTGGAGATGGATTTCAAATCATTCAATCGTTATACGCAGTAGGACCTGGTGGATTAATGGGTATTGGTTTAGGTAACAGTATCCAAAAGTATTTTTACCTACCAGAGCCACAAACTGATTTTATCTTTGCTATTTTGGCTGAAGAATTGGGGTTCATGGGTGGAACAGTAGTACTAATTCTGTTCTTATTACTCTTTTGGCGAGGAATTAAAATCGCTCTTACAACACAGGATGAATTTGGTAGATATTTAGCTTTAGGTATCACGACAATGCTAGCAATCCAGGTAATGATAAACATTAGTGTAGTTATCGGTTTAATTCCCGTAACAGGTATTACATTACCATTTTTAAGCTATGGTGGATCATCGCTAACATTAACACTTTGTGCTGTTGGAATACTATTAAATATTAGCAGATCTTCTACAATTTAA